From the genome of Triticum aestivum cultivar Chinese Spring chromosome 1A, IWGSC CS RefSeq v2.1, whole genome shotgun sequence:
CTCCCCCCGTGCATACCCTGCATTAGATGACGCCACGTGGTCCACCTCGCCATCCGACGATTCACTGCTCAGATGCTTGGTTCGTTGTTTCTCGGCTCGGCAGCCCTTGCGTTCGGCTCCAAAACTTGCCATGTACGTACGATTCCGGCTCCCGTCAGCTACGCATGGATTGATTCCTAACATATGCATGAAGATTGCTAGCTTCTGCTTCCTCGATGCAGCCAGGGAAGTGGCCATTCGATCCTGAATTTCTCATGGCCGAGCAACCAGAATACTGTCATCTACGCGACGGGACTAACGGCCAGTTCGCCGGCTCAACGCTTACTGCAGCGGACGGAACGGTAAACATCTCGGCCGGGCGTCCGAAACGCGTCCTCTCCATCTCCATCCCATGATCAGTTCGGGCCGGAGCGACAGCCGTGGCCGACACGGGCCATTCTGCCGCAATCTGAAGCAGCACTACCGGGGAGAAGGTTGGGAGTGGCCATGGCGGAATCTGACAACGTCGCCTCCAAGGAAGACAAAGGTTTCTACAAGGAATTCAATGCTATTGAACATACTGCGCGCAGAAGGTTGAGTAGCCTCCCTGTTGCAAAGGTTTTCATGAGCTATATATTTTTCCCTGCAAAAATCGTCAACTATAAAGTTGTAGCTATTCAAAGGCAAAACTGTTATAAAGTATCAAATTTTTGGGATTTGCTGATTCATTTGCAATATAAGTATTTTCCAATTGCCTGTGCTCAAAAAGTTCTCAGATTTCGTAATAAAAAATTAGCCTGACTTCATATGAAGTTTAGACCTACACAAAAAGAGGTAGCATCTTTGCTACTGTTGAATAGCAAATCAGAGAAACCAGAGAAACAATAAAATAGTTAACCGCAGATTTATGGCGACATCAGATAACACATGCAGATTTTTGGCAAGAAGTCAGATAGATATTCCAAATTCCGTTGTTTACATGAATTGGTCCTCACAATCTCAGGGTACTCATTATACAAGCAGGAAGCTACATCAGTTTGGTTCATTTTGCCAAAACATGAGCTCCTTCAGTACAAGACATATTTATATGACGATAGCTACAGAAAAATTTCACGGTTTTACATATGATATCATCAGTAGTGATGCTAGCTAGTATGGGATCGGTCTTGCTCTGTGCTCTTCATCTTGTTGATCAGCGACAAGCAATCTGATGCTATTTCCATTTGCCCTTCTGGCTGCTTGTATAGATCCCAAGTGAACTTGGATTATCAAACCATAGCCCACACCCCGTGAATTAGACAAAACCATTATCGAACAAGAAGCAATCAGAAAAGATTGCATCATCTCCGGTTTCCTGTCAGTCTCCTTTTCTCCAATGCTGAATTGGTTCCCAATTTTTCTGCAAAAAATGAATTAGTAAGTTTGTTCGGTTAAGACAGTGAAGTATACAGATGTGCTATCCATGACATCGCAGCTTCACAAGTGACAAACGTGGAAGAAACTTTGTCCAGGGTGAGACAATATTAATCTTTGCGTTGCCACACATCATCAAGGTGGTTCTGCTCACACCAACGATTCCAAACAGCTACATACTAAACAGTGATTAATTAAATGTTATTGCTGACCACTTCCGCTAGAACGAAATAGATTGACATTTTTTTTCGCGGGGTGAAATAGATTGACATTAGAAACAAAAATCAATCAACATGAGACAAGGGGAGCAGCGGCGAGCAGAAGAGAAAGGGAATCGGAGACGTACCTGCGTCGTCTGGCTGCCGGCCGCACTCCCTCTATCAAGTGTAGGACGAGGGCGGGCGGGGGACGAAGCAGACGATGGTGGAAGCAAATGATCAGCCGGTGGCGTACGACGGAGAcgactgcggcggcggcggtgactacgccaagggatgcggcggcggcgcctaaatctgactctagtgcaaatggggtAAGGGATTGTGTGCCTAGTCCAGCCGAGCCGAAGTTTGAGAGGTTGCGGGCTTGTTTTGCAGGAGCCGAGAAGGGGTGCTCGAGCCGAGGAAGCCTGCGCACGGGAGCGGATCGTCGGATGGCGAGGTGGACCACGTGGCGTCATCTCACACAAGGTACGCAGGGAGAGCAGTTTACAGCCGGtatgcatagaatttttttccgGTTTTTGCGTCAGACGTCATAATTGAAGATCAACCCGGACCTATTAACTGGTCACGTGTGGAGGTGCAACAGCAGAGTCGGATACGACGGATCACCGACGTGTGCGACGATTTCACGCGATCCTTCTTGATCTCAAGTGACGTGTGACGGCTCAAGACGTCTGCACTGTCCCGCGCCGGATTATCCGGTGCAACCCGTCCGTGCCAGCTCTTCTTCATCCACATCAATCTCGCGGGCTATGGCCGAGTCTTCCCTCCAATCGCGAAGGCTCATTTCCAATTGGTTGGTTCATCAAAAAAAATCCAATGCCTTCACGTGAGTACTAAACCGGCCACTAGTAGTGACTCTGATTTGACGTTTGGACGTAGCGCATAGTCACAGCAACGAGGTAGCAGCCTCGGGATTTGATTTGCATCACGCACACCGGCTCTCACAGTAGGAAGCGACAGTTGAATAGTGGCGTACTCTGAGACAGTCTCGGTCTCGCCGGATTGTAATGGCTGTTTGATGGAATTCAACCCCACTCAAATAGGTAGATCGACCGGCCACGTGTAATGATGCTCATAGAACCCTAGTTTCCTTTGATCTCCAAACTTCTCGACCCTGAAGGCCAATTCAAACTTTTTTAACCTTGATCAATGAACTCGGAGTTGATGTAGATCTTGACCGGCTCTTTCTTCACTAAAAAATTATGAACTTCTCGATCCCTAAGAAAAAGATCCCTCCAataactcaacaccaccgtgcgtaggccccacggtggacgccaactgtcgtgaaattgtcatgtcagatgtcctagcggaaggacttagtcatgaggccaacgcatctatgtggtagcttgagaggggttgagcggaatcgacaaacacaacacaagacgaggatttagacagattcgggccccgggaaacatcatccggtaacaatcctacatgttgtttgaggctagatctcattatcatcacgagggagtggccgtaaaccgactctcctctaattgtgtctagccctagagattgttgttttcttgtccctctttggggagccctgcccctccttatataagttaaaggggcgagttacatgtagagtccatctcggactaagacttaaactattttgacttcccttcctgggcttcttaacgtctgccggtttaacattgtctgccggtttatcattgtctgccggtttaacattgtctgccgggttatgattgacttaacacctgccggtgctaccatctgtcttaactctgccaGTTTAACACTCGTCGGTTTACCGTctttcttagccatctgtcttaactgtctgccggtttaccaccggccggtttaccgtctgtcttagccatctgtcttgactctctgtcttaactctccgccggtttaccatccgccggtttaccaagtcccagccggtttacaacttcagccgggtcataccacggggtatatccccgacaccgttggcgcttttaatttttcttattaatttgtttgtttcaccctctgactggtgggacccaacgtactatgtggagagaggtaaggtgactaaggctgcattatttctgcaccactgtggatagtcttaccaccaaagccacatggcatgattatgatttaaatcccaatgactcccacacaaaaaacacggcatgcttgtcacacgaatgcaggaatgtataaaaggttattttcctctcgttgaacataacgggagggttgtgtagctggttagcctgttcgctcatcaaacttgaggtctcgggttcgatagctacacttgagcataattcgtgccaggaggattctttgactgctcaaaatggatggatacgaagCTATACGATCAGTTACAgtctcggcgcttgttttctagggtttgcactcttcacactctctcaagtatatataatacacgctggagcctcagcgcttgtagttgctctcttcacactctctcaccctctccagatctaaacaagacttcattggcctctctctctcccctcactgctggtctgcttgtagttgctctcttcacactctctcaccctctccagatctaaacaagacttcattggcctctctctctcccctcaccgcTGGTCAAGAGCGGGCAGGATCCgttcgccgggaagggaaggaggcttaacgctgtcgccgtcggcgagggagggaatccactaccggcgcagctattcactttcacccagcggcggcgcgggagggcctccgacccgttcttattcgccgccgtacatagtgtgggccgaacggcctccggttGCCCAcagaaccacaccccaagaaccttaaggtataatttacttattccacatgcattgctctagctacatgtgGGCTTCTTCCGCttttgcactcgaatctaggtgttggatcaaacaggaaagtactggggaaagttgtataccatgatctaggacgtggttcaaagaggaaaggaatgggggaaagtagtgggaaaagttgtataacatgaatctaggacgtggttcaaaaaggaaaggaagggggaaagtagtggggaaagttgtatcgcatgaatctaagacgtggttcaaagaggaaaggcatgggggaaagtagtggggaaagttgtatagcataaatcgaggacgtggttcaaagaggaagggaaggggggaaagtactagtacagactggctatccagcacctacgttggtcgaaaagggaaaacaatgaccaacacaatacgcacatctgtaacaaactgatcttttgttttgttttgggggacaaggctgtagagtttgagcgggactagatttgctgcgctcacatagggaaaggtgtctaaagataacaaaactgggccaacacaaatatgctccttggttgtttgttctttgttgcaacagactgtgcatcaccccagtacatcggtagatgcacatggtgctggtgcgtccactgtcccgtgcaactcttcatctattgttaatctaaggccatgtttggttaaaaactccctagtccctacctgcttggttccagggactaaacatggagtagaggttattaaatgacatgctaaaagaccatgttacccctagtaatgaactaatagagacaaggtgcgattcgtggcagggtcttctttctttatcccaaatgcccacttttagtccctaaaagtccctcatgtttggtttagatgggactgacacggagtttttttagtccctccaccaaaatgtccctgtaaacaaacaccctctaataatgccgttggaaaattgatgcaatgccacagttaaaagcaaattacatgtttaacgaattttattattaatataatatctctgttaatattaatcaatgccaccgtttgagaaatactactgtcttgctttctttcccatttagataaggtagatgcttatttttgttggcttctgtgtcatccaccgttattgaccactagttgtttcctttgcacctctgtgtaaacagggttatctacttcacctcgttgacattgtgaccttttgttgcactacacaaaacacttttgttttaagagttttttgtgcagttcaaccaaaatgtcacaccgacaatgttgcttcattgcttgatcttagtggaactgcacaagaggagatcttacttcctatccgtgttggcaaatttggttcagatcttcttcttgtgagttgtttgaattccgtgtcatgagaggtcagtactagccttctttcacatgattctgcaatgtgctttcatatgtttcttgtacggtaatgttgcttgattttagtgaactgcacaaatggagacaagacttccaatctgtatgtgcaccgtaatatcccattgaggtaagataaggatatttcacaactattggcctgtattttgccactttcatcggaaaattaatgtcattatttagtgctatacttgtgcaacctaattgacatgccaaatcttacattgaaggcgaagcttgtctgttattgaaccaagtgatgaaggggaagaacaagtggaagaaaaacaaaaatcaactcccggtgctgtaatgaagcactggaactatggtgacacaagtaatgatatagttttgcatcttaatttattgttatggctagaacgagcaattgttttgccactgatttgatgccactcttaatgtaatacgtaattatctctacttgtgcaaacagggatcttctttgaagataccatatattttagtagaactgcacaagaagatgttggaaacattaaactaattgaggagtatatagtaagcatggccaccacagtagatagcaacagatggttccgaagaaatgcttcatttgtatgctctacacaataagcctcctgacaaaggttggtactcgcccactgatttcatccatatgattgagctttgtcatctctattcgtgttgtgctactgtttagatactgtcatcaaaaagtggtattgtccttgagaagtgcttcatctgtgttgttttaaatatttcctttccttttttcgagcaaacagggatgctagcatttagttgtcctcttgtctttgcacaacaggatcatcctcctctaaagaagaatatggagtacgtgaagtgactagttctgattatgccaggatgaagaagtcatgtctatcttctcatcagaaggaggaattgaaggatggttacattaccccccccccaaaccaaactaacttcagctcagaaggactgacaaatatccattttcttgctgtgatgcgcgagtacaatgttgttctaggattctttccagtgagttccatttttctaaaagtgtgctctacatggaccatgtaggtgcctgtttaaactgtcaattcatagtatagtttgctttatactaatcaattttttgtatttgtgtaaacaagggtgctcagcttgatctcaatgggaactgcacaaaatgttcatgaatacatcgaatcattcatttccaccacaaggaAGGAGGTGTcgagcgaatttggttgattttggtgaaactgcacaagaagaacagctggtttatttagcacgaggtgccatgtcaatgtccgaactgatggcaaaccctgcccattccacaatcataggcatttgatattttggaatgggacaaccttgtcaaattttgctcattgattttagcaagaagacatgcgtttgatattttcgaatgggacgccctttgctgtcagtagcgtcgatccatttttttctttattctttagttgtgaagtaaatattggctctgacatgtgaatcgctgagatgcataatcattgattgttttgaatgttctctatgaattgccaggcttgtgtgtttgattgcaatgtacaggaacgctaaaaagctgctcaaactctttgtactccttctgttcctttttacttcgcacattgtgaaagtgcatacttttttctataagattggtcaaattagagatactttgactgcagacaaaacttgtatgcagactagaaaggactggagggagtacatgtgaaactgctgcaaacgaggtgatcaccctgggaataatgctagtacgtattgttttgcatgttcatccaatgccagtgatacaagaattcgaactaatcaaaataaattcattcataaacggtcggatttcatataaacatgctggatttcattacatttcatacattgttcaactaaaaaggggtgcgctggatgtataattaattaaccgaagctacccacctgtgtccagtagcatacaactgaaatgatcaagttctctagcaaatgactgtatctcatgagcttgcccAACCACGGAGCggtcttcaatcatcctgtaatcataaaATTGCTCCAttatgtacaactcagtgccagcaaccggagggtagcagcggtggccatacttggacccgagcggcggcgacctaccgtgttctactcttcctcattttctgtgtggcgcggcctcgttggcagctgggcggggcctcggtggagccggcgttgtcctttgtctcgttgctagcgggtgatgtctactacacaacttcttcttgtagacgttgttgggcctccaagtgcagaggtttgtaggacagtagcaaatttccctcaagtggatgacctaaggtttattagtccgtaggaggcgtaggatgaagatggtctctctcaagcaaccatgcaaccaaataacaaagagtctcttgtgtccccaacacacccaatacaatggtaaattgtataggtgcactagttcggcgaagagatggtgatacaagtgcaatatggatggtagatataggtttttgtaatctgaaaatataaaaacagcaaggtaactaatgataaaagtgagcacaaatggtattgcaatgcgttgaaacaaggcctagggttcatactttcactagtgcaagttctctcaacaataataacatatttggatcatataactatccctcaacatgcaacaaagagtcactccaaagtcactaatagctgagaacaaacaaagagattatggtagggtacaaaaccacctcaaagttatcctttctgatcgatctattcaagagtccgtagtaaaataacatgaagctattctttccgttcgatctatcatagagttcgtactagaataacaccttaaggcacgaatcaaccaaaaccctaatgtcacctagatactccattgtcacctcaagtatccgtgggtatgattatacgatatgcatcacacaatctcaaattcatctattcaaaccaacacaaagtacttcaaagagtgccccaaagtttctaccggagagtcaagatgaaaacgtgtgccaacccctatgcataggttcatgggcggaacccgcaagttgatcaccaaaacatacatcaagtggatcacgtgatatcccattgtcaccacagataagcacggcaagacatacatcaagtgttctcaaatccttaaagactcaatccgataagataacttcaaagggataactcaatccattacaagagagtagagggggagaaacatcataagatccaactataatagcaaagctcgcgatacatcaagatcgtatcacctcaagaacacgagagagagagagagagagagagagatcaaacacatatctactggtacataccctcagcccctagggagaactactccctcctcgtcatggagagcgccgggatgatgaagatggccaccggagagggattccccactccggcagggtgccaaaaagggtctagattggttttcggtggctacggaggcttctggcggcggaactcccgatctattctgcttcccaaagtttttagggtatatggatatatataggaggaagaagtacgttagcggatctccgggctgtccacgtggcaggggggtgcgcccaggggggtaggcgcgcccccaccctcgtgggcagcccaggactcttctggtccatctccgatactctgtgggcttcttctggtccaaaaataagttttgtgaagtttcaggtcaattggactccgtttggttttccttttctgcaatactctaaaacaagaaaaaaacaaaaactggcactaggttctaggttaataggttagtcccaaaaatcatataaaatagcatataaatgcatataaaacatccaaggttgataatataatagcatggaacaatcaaaaattatagatatgttcgaGACGTATCAGCGGGCGGCGCCTCGACGGagcaggggaaatcctccccctcgttgtcgGCAGgttggggcctcggcagagccgccggtgtcgtctgcctcgttgttggcaccgcggggcttcgacggagccggcggtgtcgtctgcctcgttgttggcgccgcggggcctgggcggagcagggcctcgtcgacgccagcggagcggggactcatcggagccggcattatcctctgcctcgtcctcggtctcaccaaacaatgcctcgcccacttcatcgccctctttgtaggctgccgcagcctccaccacccgcatgcggtaccacgagcgctcgaggcggccctcgcgggtggagctgtacgagtcgagcaacgcctcctgctccgcccgctccgcggcgatctgctcctccgcctacatgtactcctggaggagatggtggttataggcggcgtcggcctgtgcctcccggaactgctcctcacacttctgcctcaccgtgtccatatattgggcacaggcctcgctgatggtcatggtgcaatgcaccagtgaggatggcgcggaggaggggattggcgtcggatcatcgactaccatgttctccattgggacgtcatcgtcctccggctgcctgccggccaaccagtcggcagcaatggctgccatctccttgtggcccGTCGTTCGCCCGCCCCGAAGAGCACTAGAGCGCgatgaagccatggtgggcagtagtgctgtggacaggagaaagggaaccaATGTGGATgattgcggctatggccggcgcaacagtttatatagcaatgatgGGCGACGGAGGGACGaacgtgtggcaccggagtagccgcctcggcaaccgcgtatcattaatgtgggcggcagaaggatggacggatgacacttgtgtcatttgaaggcggagcaatcgcctgcaccgggaagcggggcgggcggcgctgaccacttcgggcggaaagcgcgcgcaggcgagggaggcggtctgggtgggccagggcagtcagactcgtgcttcgCAGCGGGTCGGTCTAGCagtcggacatgctggctcgctagCTAGCTCgctgagctgagcgacgacaatcagacgatggacgtagctttcgaccaggagccggcgccactgtccaagccggttcatgccgtgttcaccatagagcaggtgcagccgcacttcgacgccctaatggcggaagagctaccagcgcaggaggaccagtgctgcaacctccgtctcctcaacgagcaccgatgaacaagcgaacgacaatgccggaCATGTGGCCCTGTGATCCTGGCTTCCCggatgagcagcgggcgctgtatatcagaccatccgtagggcccgtgaggctctctccatcgtccttcgagttgttgcgctcaccgtggTGCCGCCGTcttgtgttgtcaacatggtcaacgaacatgaggatgaggagatgactttacttggagaggatgacagtggggacccaccagggccatagccgcacgtacgcaagtgcctccttattagtgtataaaactataatttttttgcttcctcctggtttcctgacatcatggtcccacaccattgtcaacctatgtagtcaataaacgagagaattacacaagaagcggccgatagccgggaccaagcagcttgagcagtatttatgtttttgaggtgtgagcactgcagagtttttcttcaatgatgtttagcccagatattaatttttctcctctaaacaacaacgaaaacatcgctgcaggtattaacttggcgggatgtggcccgtctagccgaggccagatatccagccagatattaatttttttcaagctgaaaatggctggcccagctatacttttttttaggaatacccagagaaggtcaagtttttattctccgccccgctgtgctg
Proteins encoded in this window:
- the LOC123039265 gene encoding uncharacterized protein; this encodes MAKKDGTQSLTPFALESDLGAAAASLGVVTAAAAVVSVVRHRLIICFHHRLLRPPPALVLHLIEGVRPAARRRRKIGNQFSIGEKETDRKPEMMQSFLIASCSIMVLSNSRGVGYGLIIQVHLGSIQAARRANGNSIRLLVADQQDEEHRARPIPY